One Triticum dicoccoides isolate Atlit2015 ecotype Zavitan unplaced genomic scaffold, WEW_v2.0 scaffold34047, whole genome shotgun sequence genomic window, TGGGACCGAAAATCCCTCGGTCCGGTCCGGTTAAAGCTCGGTCTGACCGAGCGGACCGGCGAACTCGAGCTGTGGCATGGCGGGAGCATGGCAGGGGCATGTCGGGACGAGGCGGGGGCGTGCCCAGGGCGTGCCAGGGGCGTGGCGGGGGCGTGTCGACGTCGTGGCAGGCGCGTGGCGAGCACGTGGCCGGAGCTGCGTGGCGGGCGCATCGGTCGTGCACTGGTCAGCGCCGCCGTCATTCATCcgcgcggccaccggcctccctgaCGCTGGCAAGCATGTCTACTGGATGCGCCACGCCCGGATCTATCACCTGGAAGGTAGAACTTGAAGCGGGAGGCCCTACACCGCCGCTGCACACTGGCCGTCATGCACTGGCCGTCGTGCCAGATTCTTCGTGGCTGTTGCTTCCCGAGCTCTGCCTGGCCACCGTGCCGTCCACCGTGAGTCATAGAAGTCGCCGGACACCTCCACGACGAGCCCCTCTGCCTCCAGCGTCCTCCCCGCGTCGCCGTGCTCCGGCGCGAGCTCTGTGGTGACCACCGGCCGGTCCAAACGAGCCGCTCGGTCCGGCTCGGGCTTTCGTCGCTGCGGTCCGGTCCCTGAAAACAGGACCGCGACgctgctcggtccggtccggtccggaccgccgacggccggtccaaacgacggctcggtcagggaccggaccggcccggaccaTGTCCACCCTGAGGTAGGATGGGTGATGAGTTGTGTGAAATCTATGAGGTACACAATTAAATACAATGGAGAGCTTCTGGATCCGTTCATCCCCTCGAGAGGACTGCGACAAGGAGACCCGCTGAGTCCTTATTTGTTCCTCTTTGTGGCGGAAGGGCTGTCTTGTTTGCTGAACAAGGAGATTAGCCGAGGATAGATTACCCCCCTTAAAGTGGCCAAAGGGAGCCCCGGGATATTGAACCTATTGTTTCCCGACGATAGTTTGTTGTTCTTTAAGGCATGCAAAGTGGAGGCTAGAAGTATTATGGAGATTTTAGACAATTTCTAGAAGGGTTCAGACCAACCCCTGTCGTAAATAAGAGGAACTTCAGATTGATGAAAGGATGTGTCTAGGTCTCAGTCAACTGAGGTGTCAGTAATGTGATATAGTATATGGGAAGCAAAAGGAAAAAAACTGAAAAGAAACTTTTGTACAAATCTCAATGCAAGATCAATGGAATATTAGTATCTGAGTGAGACATAACAAAGTCTAAGTTGACTTAGACTTAGCAAAACTGTTCATGAAAACGTGGAGCTGTGTTTCCCTCGCTTCACCAAATTGCACTGCGGCGGTTTCCTGAATTTAGCTTCTTAACGGTAAAGCGTTCGGGCTGGCTCATCTATTAGACATTGTGAAGTTTGGAATGGAGAGATTCAAGACCTAAAAATTCACTCTCGAAAGTGTCGTACACCATCATTGAGGAAGAGAGATGTTTTATTATTTCTTAAAAAATGACACATCATCATCACGATGCACACGGGCAGAAGGAGCGAGATGTATTGGTAGGTTTGCTTACATCTAGCAATACTCGCCGCATGTCCACTTGCGCACCACCTCATCCAGAGCGGTCGTGGCGGCACCGCCTTCAAGAAGAGCTTCCTTGGCCGCCTTCTGCAGCGCCGCCACATTAGCTCTCACCTGGGCGGCTTTCCCTTTGCCAGCCATTACTTCCCTCACTGCCGCCGCAATTTCCTCCTTCCTCTTTGTCGCCGGCACTCGCAAGGCGACCCCAACACCCTCCGAAAGCATCACGGCGTTCTGCCGCTGCTCGGCGAAGAGCGGCCACGTGACCATGGGCACGCCGTGCACCAGGCTCTCCAGGACCGAGTTCCACCCACAGTGCACCAAGAAGCCTCCCGTGGCCTCGTGAGCGAGCACCTCCGTCTGCGGCGCCCACGACGGCACCAGGAGGCCGACGTCCTTGATCCTCTCCACAAACCCCTCCGGGAGGTAGGCTAGGGGGTCCTTCTTGCTCTCGGCGTCGTAGTAGTTGGCGTTCACGTTCCCCTCGTCGCTCGGGCTCCGCACCACCCACAGGAAGCGCTGCCCGCTGAGCTCCAGCCCGAGGGCCAGCTCACGCATATGCTCCGCCGGTAGCGAGCCTCCGGAGCCAAACGAGACGAAGATAACGGACTTGGGCGGCTGCCGGTTGAGCCAGTCCAGGCACGCAGCGCGCGGCTCCTCGCCGGCGTCGGCCCGTATGAGTGGACCGATGTTGTACACCGGAGGGCGCCCGGGCTCCGGGTGAGAGAGCACCCTGGCAGCGTCCGGCTCGACGGCGTCGAAGGAGTTCACCAGGATGGCCTCGGATTCTAGGTAGCGCTTGGCGTGGTGCACCATCCACCGGTAGCAGGGGTCAGACTTGTCCTGGAACGGCGACATGACGTCCGGCCCCGGGATGGGGACGCAGCCGGGCAGACTGACGGGCTCAGCGAGGTCCCGGAACTCACCGGGCATGGAAACATCGATCTCCGGGAGGTGGAGGATGAACGTTAGCCCATGCAGGTTCCCCGGATGGAACAGGTACCTTCTCGGCACGCCGGCGGCCACGGCAGCGTCGAACGAGTCCGTCCCGAAGAGATCGGTCACGTAGGCCACCAGCCGCGTCGTCTCCCTGAGCCCCGACAGAACCCCCGTCAGCGCCGGCACCAAGCGGGCGCACTCCTCGGACATGAGCGTCTCGATGGTGGCGCCGGGTGGCAGATC contains:
- the LOC119345919 gene encoding UDP-glycosyltransferase 72B1-like, whose product is MEASGTAEARRPPHVAMLVTPGMGHLIPLAELAKRLAARHGVTATLITFASTASATQRSFLAFLPAAISSVSLPPVDLSDLPPGATIETLMSEECARLVPALTGVLSGLRETTRLVAYVTDLFGTDSFDAAVAAGVPRRYLFHPGNLHGLTFILHLPEIDVSMPGEFRDLAEPVSLPGCVPIPGPDVMSPFQDKSDPCYRWMVHHAKRYLESEAILVNSFDAVEPDAARVLSHPEPGRPPVYNIGPLIRADAGEEPRAACLDWLNRQPPKSVIFVSFGSGGSLPAEHMRELALGLELSGQRFLWVVRSPSDEGNVNANYYDAESKKDPLAYLPEGFVERIKDVGLLVPSWAPQTEVLAHEATGGFLVHCGWNSVLESLVHGVPMVTWPLFAEQRQNAVMLSEGVGVALRVPATKRKEEIAAAVREVMAGKGKAAQVRANVAALQKAAKEALLEGGAATTALDEVVRKWTCGEYC